In Helicobacter sp. 12S02232-10, the following proteins share a genomic window:
- a CDS encoding ATPase, T2SS/T4P/T4SS family — MTVSKVLQVLTEKLNPYLKQDINEVIFNREKEMFLVRGSEYERVECEAFDERFLMILCEQLANYRNLYFNKQVPHLSCSIPNTRYRVNALHPSITSNNHIAVCIRVPSVNKFSIQAFSLGEKVTQKNISYNDILQLSNLGKNILVSGGTASGKTSFVNCLIEEIPINERVITIEDSPELHLKNPNLVSILVGKNENTNYSYENALNDAMRMSPQRILLGEIDTRNVSLFLRLANTGHSGMISTLHSNSVQDAIFAISLNIKMGGGKDIDSNTLLDFFISGMDCIIQIKKIGNQRIIEDVLDVKKDLKRYLRKQI, encoded by the coding sequence ATGACTGTTTCTAAGGTTTTACAGGTATTAACAGAAAAACTCAATCCTTACTTGAAGCAAGATATCAATGAAGTTATTTTCAATCGTGAAAAAGAGATGTTCTTAGTGCGTGGTTCAGAATATGAAAGAGTAGAATGCGAAGCGTTTGATGAGAGATTTTTAATGATTCTTTGTGAGCAATTAGCCAATTACAGAAATTTATATTTTAATAAACAAGTCCCCCATCTATCCTGCAGTATTCCAAATACAAGATATCGGGTCAATGCACTCCATCCGAGCATCACATCAAACAATCATATTGCTGTGTGTATCCGTGTGCCAAGTGTAAACAAATTCAGTATTCAAGCTTTTAGTCTAGGAGAGAAAGTCACCCAGAAAAATATCAGTTACAACGATATTTTGCAACTTTCTAATCTTGGTAAAAATATCTTAGTGAGTGGAGGAACAGCAAGCGGTAAAACAAGCTTTGTCAATTGCTTGATTGAAGAAATACCCATCAATGAAAGAGTCATCACAATTGAAGATAGTCCTGAATTACATCTAAAAAACCCTAATTTAGTCTCCATTCTTGTAGGTAAAAATGAAAATACAAACTATAGCTATGAAAACGCCTTAAATGATGCTATGCGAATGTCGCCTCAACGAATATTGCTTGGAGAGATTGATACCAGAAACGTATCGTTGTTTTTAAGACTTGCAAATACAGGACATAGCGGAATGATATCAACACTCCATAGCAATAGTGTGCAAGATGCAATCTTTGCAATCAGTCTTAATATAAAAATGGGTGGGGGCAAGGATATTGACAGCAATACATTGCTTGATTTTTTTATTTCAGGAATGGATTGCATCATTCAGATTAAAAAAATAGGCAATCAACGTATTATTGAAGATGTGCTTGATGTAAAAAAAGATTTAAAAAGATATTTGAGGAAGCAAATTTAA
- a CDS encoding DNA type IV secretion system protein ComB10: MSVSRKSQIKKQAGRKNKQWLQISSDYSKKVIWIPLSIASILFLLIIFTDADEEDDFKINTKFPLSDYLFADSKDKTDLSNNPQNQSNDSIDKVLKEVTKQVQEENTQISQNYHKDKDGNIVDANGDIVLPKEKIIVINPNSSSQANKNHQEANSSHSNKNASNKKSKSSNTQFNYKTASAIDKERLSQLAKRFESIGLNPSDSDFKDKVNRNIEYGADSFSNFDKKDEASNEHKLLRTITADKMIPAILITPISSQIEGNKVVAQVESDIYASMGRAVLIPKGSRAIGFYNSNNKIGEYRLEVVWNRIITPQGINIILTNAKGADVKGYAGLVGNLHNKYWEKYGLPLTLSTLSNGLLLAISSGLSTQLNKSSNGAGVYQSYQTAQLVGQMKDDVSNIIQQILREQIRIKPIITIKEGSRIFISPNVDIFFPEPKDGEVLTEFFKEYEPLPKDDDISDEDNEY, encoded by the coding sequence ATGTCTGTATCGAGAAAATCCCAAATAAAAAAACAAGCAGGGAGAAAGAATAAACAATGGTTGCAAATATCCTCAGATTATTCAAAAAAAGTCATTTGGATACCTCTGAGCATCGCAAGTATTTTATTTCTATTGATAATTTTTACTGATGCTGATGAAGAAGATGATTTTAAAATCAATACAAAATTCCCGCTCTCTGATTATTTATTTGCCGATTCCAAAGATAAAACTGATTTATCAAACAATCCACAAAATCAATCAAATGATTCAATCGATAAGGTTTTAAAAGAAGTTACAAAACAAGTTCAGGAAGAAAACACTCAAATAAGTCAAAATTACCACAAAGATAAAGATGGCAATATCGTTGATGCAAACGGGGATATTGTTTTACCTAAAGAAAAAATCATTGTAATCAATCCCAACTCAAGCTCACAGGCAAATAAAAATCATCAAGAAGCCAATAGCAGCCATTCAAATAAAAATGCTTCTAATAAAAAATCAAAATCATCAAATACTCAATTTAATTATAAAACTGCTTCTGCAATTGATAAAGAAAGACTTTCACAACTTGCCAAACGATTTGAAAGCATTGGTCTTAATCCAAGCGATTCTGATTTTAAAGATAAGGTCAATCGCAATATTGAATATGGAGCAGATTCTTTCAGTAATTTTGATAAAAAAGATGAGGCAAGTAATGAACATAAGCTTTTAAGAACCATTACAGCAGACAAAATGATACCTGCAATTTTAATCACTCCCATTAGCTCTCAAATTGAAGGGAATAAAGTTGTCGCACAGGTTGAAAGCGATATTTATGCTTCAATGGGAAGAGCAGTCTTAATTCCAAAAGGCTCCAGAGCCATCGGATTTTATAACAGCAACAATAAAATCGGAGAATATCGCTTAGAAGTGGTTTGGAATCGCATCATCACACCACAAGGCATTAATATCATTTTAACCAATGCAAAAGGTGCTGATGTGAAAGGTTATGCAGGCTTAGTGGGGAATTTACATAATAAATATTGGGAAAAATACGGACTACCTCTAACACTCTCAACCCTCTCAAATGGACTGCTTTTAGCCATCTCTTCAGGATTGAGCACACAGCTTAATAAAAGTTCTAATGGTGCAGGTGTGTATCAAAGCTATCAAACCGCCCAATTAGTCGGACAAATGAAAGATGATGTTTCAAATATTATCCAACAAATCTTAAGAGAACAAATCAGAATCAAGCCCATCATTACAATTAAAGAAGGAAGTAGGATTTTTATTTCCCCCAATGTAGATATCTTTTTTCCAGAACCTAAAGATGGAGAGGTTTTAACAGAGTTCTTTAAAGAATATGAGCCCTTACCAAAAGATGATGATATCAGTGATGAAGACAATGAATACTGA
- a CDS encoding VirB8/TrbF family protein, whose product MQETNSNSNQNNTKTDNNDNNTNQKPAQNHSNGFNNAETIIDTDKTDKKDINKDNIDADNNTMPQKSLEEQIKEDNSKKNILKNLAGIRDKIKEFFENKLLSKTRKRLQIETLFESVGNANTIFKVERKIGDYLILIAGFFFITSLIELILIISLFPLKEKEPYLVTFSTSTQNFAIVQKADSKITANKALIRQLLGAYILNRETINRIDDQARFDIVREQSSPEVWRIFERIVANQDSIYTNDSLKRNVQIINISTIKKGYANADVDITLYANGLLQSEKRYRIVIAYQFEPIEIDFHSMPKNPTGFIVTGYFITEIATIKELNPENQVQTPKESSKIKYKNPKKKPDALNDGLNDATINGVYQYNLKNQGNQEKASQSSNQSDIKSNLSNQSNTDSNTTNTNSNVSDTASDTLNADEIQALQKELEKLKKIKEFNKAIKSENLKEQINEDPNHTNASDNNTNNGNNHSKIQNSNTNQENLQEDSNSKASDLRPVINPLKSAHQDNKESETSQLRKDHKDNSQKQQMVSPFAGGDE is encoded by the coding sequence ATGCAAGAAACCAATTCAAACAGCAATCAAAATAATACAAAGACTGACAATAATGACAATAATACCAATCAAAAACCTGCACAAAATCATTCAAATGGCTTCAATAATGCAGAAACAATCATTGATACTGATAAAACCGACAAAAAAGATATTAATAAAGATAATATTGATGCTGATAATAATACAATGCCACAAAAAAGCCTTGAAGAACAAATTAAAGAGGATAACAGCAAAAAAAATATTTTAAAAAATCTTGCTGGTATCAGAGATAAAATCAAAGAATTCTTTGAAAACAAACTCCTCTCAAAAACCAGAAAACGCCTGCAGATTGAAACACTTTTTGAAAGTGTGGGGAATGCCAATACAATCTTTAAAGTCGAACGAAAAATTGGGGATTATCTGATTTTAATCGCAGGCTTTTTCTTTATCACAAGCCTTATTGAATTGATTTTAATCATTTCTCTTTTTCCCTTAAAAGAAAAAGAGCCTTATTTAGTGACCTTTTCCACCTCCACTCAAAACTTTGCCATCGTGCAAAAAGCAGATTCAAAAATTACTGCCAATAAAGCTTTAATTCGCCAATTGCTTGGAGCTTATATTCTAAATCGAGAGACAATTAATCGCATTGATGACCAGGCAAGGTTTGATATTGTCAGAGAGCAAAGCAGTCCTGAAGTGTGGAGGATTTTTGAAAGAATCGTAGCAAACCAGGATTCTATCTATACCAATGATAGTCTTAAAAGAAATGTTCAAATTATTAATATTTCTACTATCAAGAAAGGCTATGCTAATGCTGATGTGGATATCACATTATATGCTAACGGACTTTTACAAAGTGAAAAACGCTACCGTATTGTCATTGCCTATCAATTTGAACCAATTGAAATTGATTTTCATTCAATGCCAAAAAATCCTACAGGATTTATAGTCACAGGCTATTTCATTACAGAAATTGCTACCATTAAAGAATTAAATCCCGAAAACCAAGTTCAAACTCCAAAAGAATCATCAAAAATTAAATACAAAAATCCAAAAAAGAAACCAGATGCACTCAATGATGGATTGAATGATGCAACAATCAATGGTGTTTATCAATACAATCTCAAAAATCAAGGGAATCAAGAGAAAGCCTCTCAATCATCAAATCAATCTGATATAAAATCAAATCTGTCCAATCAATCAAATACAGATTCAAATACAACAAATACAAACTCTAATGTTTCTGATACTGCTTCTGATACATTGAATGCAGATGAGATTCAAGCATTACAAAAAGAATTAGAGAAACTCAAAAAAATAAAAGAATTCAATAAGGCAATAAAATCAGAAAACTTAAAAGAACAAATCAATGAGGATCCAAATCATACCAATGCAAGCGATAATAATACCAATAATGGTAATAATCATAGCAAAATCCAAAATTCCAATACCAATCAAGAAAATTTACAAGAAGATTCAAATTCTAAAGCTTCTGATTTAAGACCTGTCATCAATCCTTTAAAATCTGCTCATCAAGACAATAAAGAATCTGAAACTTCTCAATTGAGAAAAGACCATAAAGATAATTCTCAAAAACAACAAATGGTATCCCCGTTTGCAGGAGGGGATGAATGA
- a CDS encoding helix-turn-helix domain-containing protein, with amino-acid sequence MDNNIVIINDKFFDFKIKEFKAFTSSYHVVKIDLLQDEKFSLKDEIINVQKDFITFIGGKSKVNKFNKIKQYGYITKSERQDILNYYKKGCEIADIADLLQKAPTSIKKIIDEKNLTFKDIEIRKQQLENKNK; translated from the coding sequence ATGGATAATAATATAGTCATCATTAATGATAAATTCTTTGATTTTAAAATCAAAGAATTTAAAGCTTTTACCAGTAGTTATCACGTTGTAAAAATTGATTTATTGCAAGATGAGAAATTTAGTCTAAAAGATGAGATTATCAATGTTCAAAAGGACTTTATTACTTTTATCGGAGGAAAAAGCAAAGTCAATAAATTCAATAAAATCAAGCAATACGGATACATCACAAAAAGTGAAAGACAAGATATCCTCAATTACTATAAAAAAGGCTGTGAGATAGCAGACATCGCAGACTTACTTCAAAAAGCCCCGACCTCAATAAAGAAAATCATTGATGAAAAAAATTTAACTTTTAAAGACATTGAAATACGCAAACAGCAATTGGAAAACAAAAACAAGTGA
- a CDS encoding type IV secretion system protein: MDSKTNLFEILAGIFNSLLNNFTESMAKNFSDFLHTQLIINTITMLLILLFFIKKLKSNELFEFKTSIELIIFICFLGVYNWSKEYPQQFNEAFNEILFYLSNKISNAVQTTGASNTNQANVTSQNQISVLIQKIFNAIEILTSRVFKGIGAWNFFSFIIPIILTLAIAVIEILFILMTCYFVFIVFIEITIYKAFALLIMPLVFFSQTRGLAYTYIKKILSLTFYQPLILLLATLNFKMIDELIKYMPLQADIKERIVSTVVNGVTQNAQVSAVLAMILIMCFLCLLLIKKIPGIIDAIFGTSTGVQGMGEMSKMAMGAAGAVAGGLIGAAKSGFKAGSEKGGGGWKGLATGLTGAGLNMVTAGLGTKIAGSKIGESLGNGITKGVSFGTSQIAKAFGKGDKK; this comes from the coding sequence ATGGATTCTAAAACTAATCTGTTTGAAATCCTTGCAGGTATTTTTAATAGCCTTTTAAATAATTTTACAGAAAGTATGGCAAAAAACTTTTCTGATTTTTTGCATACACAACTGATCATCAACACAATTACAATGCTACTTATCTTGCTTTTTTTCATCAAAAAACTTAAAAGCAATGAATTATTTGAATTTAAAACCTCTATCGAATTAATCATCTTTATTTGTTTTCTTGGCGTTTATAACTGGTCAAAAGAATACCCCCAACAATTTAATGAAGCTTTTAATGAAATTTTGTTTTATCTCTCAAATAAAATCAGCAATGCGGTTCAGACTACAGGAGCAAGCAATACCAATCAAGCCAATGTAACTTCTCAAAATCAAATCAGTGTTTTAATTCAAAAAATTTTTAATGCCATAGAAATATTGACTTCCAGAGTATTTAAAGGTATTGGAGCGTGGAATTTTTTTTCATTCATAATCCCTATTATCTTAACACTCGCCATTGCTGTTATTGAAATTCTTTTTATTTTAATGACTTGCTACTTTGTTTTTATTGTTTTTATTGAAATCACTATCTATAAAGCCTTTGCGCTTTTAATTATGCCACTCGTATTCTTTTCTCAAACAAGAGGTTTAGCCTATACTTATATTAAAAAAATCCTCTCACTTACTTTTTATCAACCATTAATCCTGCTTTTAGCAACACTTAATTTCAAAATGATAGATGAACTCATAAAGTATATGCCTTTACAAGCTGATATAAAAGAGAGAATAGTCAGCACTGTTGTAAATGGAGTCACGCAAAATGCACAAGTCAGTGCTGTCTTAGCAATGATTTTGATTATGTGTTTTTTATGTCTTTTACTCATCAAAAAAATACCCGGTATCATCGATGCCATTTTTGGAACAAGCACAGGCGTACAGGGAATGGGAGAAATGAGCAAAATGGCTATGGGAGCTGCCGGAGCAGTCGCTGGAGGCTTAATCGGAGCTGCCAAATCAGGGTTTAAAGCAGGGTCAGAAAAAGGTGGAGGCGGTTGGAAAGGCTTAGCAACAGGTTTGACAGGAGCAGGATTGAATATGGTAACTGCAGGATTAGGGACGAAGATAGCAGGAAGCAAAATAGGAGAAAGCTTAGGAAACGGGATTACTAAAGGTGTCTCATTTGGAACAAGTCAAATCGCTAAAGCTTTTGGCAAAGGAGATAAAAAATGA
- a CDS encoding VirB4 family type IV secretion system protein has product MNEDNADDIEKISAIEKAISDTYEMLIPQGQAFGLKDIAETILKTPDQHIEMQLNRYLKNPIFNKLKDSLSFEKQLTCINMDFIANSNQDASLIALYLFHRMIFEAKENSKGFFIFIDEAKSYTENKTMIDKIILTLTQVRKVNGVLALAFQDIAQLDEITNASSMVANMAHIILYPTRDIERIKKYGINLTEAEESFLTTANARDRKILLKNMLDGTSNILDVNLAKLGNYLNILSSSSHSVQKLKTLKEKYSTDYKERFLNGF; this is encoded by the coding sequence TTGAATGAAGACAATGCTGATGATATTGAAAAAATTTCTGCAATTGAAAAAGCAATTAGTGATACCTATGAAATGCTGATCCCACAAGGACAAGCTTTTGGATTAAAAGACATTGCAGAAACAATTTTAAAAACACCTGACCAACATATTGAAATGCAACTCAATCGCTATTTAAAAAATCCGATTTTTAATAAACTCAAAGATTCCCTAAGTTTTGAAAAACAACTCACTTGCATTAATATGGACTTTATTGCCAATTCCAATCAAGACGCAAGTTTAATCGCTTTATATTTATTCCACAGAATGATTTTTGAAGCCAAAGAAAACTCTAAGGGCTTCTTTATCTTTATTGATGAAGCAAAATCCTATACAGAAAATAAAACAATGATTGATAAAATCATTCTCACACTCACACAAGTCAGAAAAGTCAATGGCGTTTTAGCATTAGCATTTCAAGATATCGCACAGCTTGATGAAATTACTAACGCCTCCTCGATGGTTGCCAATATGGCACATATTATTTTATACCCCACAAGAGATATTGAAAGAATCAAAAAATACGGGATTAACCTGACAGAAGCCGAAGAAAGTTTTTTAACTACAGCCAATGCAAGAGACAGGAAAATCCTTTTAAAAAATATGCTTGATGGGACTTCTAATATTTTAGATGTGAATTTAGCCAAATTGGGGAACTACTTAAATATTCTAAGTTCATCTAGCCATTCGGTTCAAAAGCTTAAAACACTTAAAGAAAAATATTCTACAGATTATAAAGAAAGGTTTTTGAATGGATTCTAA
- a CDS encoding nucleotide sugar dehydrogenase: MNKTIAIIGLGYVGLPLALEFGKIYPTIGFDINPLRIKELQKHKDTNLQAKVEDFTKANLLVFSSKQDDLKKAHIYIIAVPTPIDAYKKPDISALLQASELVGRFLKKGDIVIYESTTYPTCTENNCVPILQNISGLIFNQDFFVGYSPERINPGDPKNTLTNIIKITSGSTDKIACEIDNLYASIIPAGTYLAPSIKVAEAAKAIENAQRDLNIAFMNELAIIFERLGIDTREVLKAAGTKWNFLPFTPGLVGGHCIGVDPYYLIHIAASFGYHPKIIAAGRYVNDLMPAFIAQKMIKLLSKNAIGALNANILILGITFKENCPDIRNSKVPEVRQELLDFGCNVHIYDPLANKEEVNKKYGFKTLNFHSLDQKQIQYDGIILAVAHTEFKNIDPCTLLSKNGVIYDLKGFFKSKAHARL; this comes from the coding sequence ATGAATAAGACCATCGCCATCATCGGATTGGGTTATGTCGGGCTTCCTCTAGCATTAGAATTCGGTAAGATTTATCCTACAATAGGCTTTGATATAAACCCTCTACGGATCAAAGAACTTCAAAAACACAAAGATACCAACCTCCAAGCCAAAGTTGAAGATTTTACAAAAGCAAACTTACTAGTTTTTAGTTCAAAACAAGACGATCTGAAAAAAGCACATATCTACATCATTGCCGTCCCTACCCCCATCGATGCCTATAAAAAACCTGATATTTCGGCATTACTTCAAGCATCAGAGCTTGTCGGGAGATTTCTGAAAAAAGGAGATATTGTCATCTATGAATCTACGACTTATCCGACTTGCACCGAAAATAATTGTGTTCCAATTTTGCAAAATATAAGCGGACTTATTTTTAATCAAGATTTTTTTGTAGGCTACTCGCCTGAACGAATCAATCCCGGAGATCCTAAAAATACACTTACAAATATCATAAAAATCACTTCAGGAAGCACAGACAAAATCGCTTGTGAAATTGATAATCTCTACGCCTCTATCATTCCTGCCGGAACATATCTTGCCCCCTCTATCAAAGTTGCAGAAGCTGCCAAGGCAATCGAAAACGCTCAAAGAGATCTCAATATCGCCTTTATGAATGAACTTGCCATTATTTTTGAACGCCTTGGCATTGATACACGCGAAGTGCTTAAGGCTGCAGGCACAAAGTGGAATTTTTTGCCTTTCACTCCCGGACTTGTTGGAGGACACTGCATTGGAGTTGATCCTTACTATCTCATTCATATTGCCGCATCTTTTGGATACCATCCAAAAATCATAGCTGCTGGAAGGTATGTCAATGACCTTATGCCTGCTTTTATCGCCCAAAAAATGATCAAATTGCTCTCAAAAAATGCTATTGGGGCATTAAATGCCAATATCTTAATTTTAGGGATCACCTTTAAAGAAAATTGCCCCGATATCCGGAATTCTAAGGTTCCTGAAGTCAGGCAAGAGTTGCTTGACTTTGGCTGTAATGTGCATATCTATGATCCGCTTGCAAATAAAGAGGAAGTCAATAAAAAATACGGCTTTAAAACCTTAAATTTCCATTCTTTAGATCAAAAACAAATACAATATGATGGGATTATACTCGCAGTCGCCCATACTGAATTCAAAAATATCGATCCTTGCACACTCTTAAGCAAAAATGGGGTTATTTATGATCTCAAAGGCTTTTTTAAATCCAAGGCACACGCTAGATTATAG
- a CDS encoding DegT/DnrJ/EryC1/StrS family aminotransferase translates to MKIDFANLGKAHQEYESEISEAINRVLKSSRFIMGEEVEALEEELCAFLGYRYAITCSSGTSAILLSLLAIRIKKGDEIITTPFSFIAAAEMIALIGAKPVFVDIDPHTFHLDANLIQKAITKKTKAILPVSLFGLSLQTDTLHSIAKAYDLSVIEDGAQSFGANHKNKKNLSKIITTSFFPSKPLGCYGDGGAVFCNDKELADTIKSLRIHGQNKRYKHSHIGLGARLDALQAAILRVKLKHYPLQIIRRQEVAKTYQKYLADKPVILPQVPKDRESVYAQYCILSTHRKNLEKNLEKNNIPYAIHYPKPLHLQACFNYLGYQKGDFKIAEQISKKILSLPMNPYLSENEIAFICKHVI, encoded by the coding sequence TTGAAAATTGACTTTGCCAATCTGGGTAAAGCCCACCAAGAATATGAAAGCGAGATTTCAGAAGCAATAAATAGAGTGCTAAAATCTTCACGCTTCATTATGGGTGAGGAAGTAGAAGCGCTTGAAGAAGAGCTTTGCGCTTTTCTTGGCTACCGATATGCCATCACCTGTTCAAGCGGAACATCTGCAATTTTACTTTCCCTTTTAGCAATTAGAATCAAAAAGGGAGACGAGATCATTACTACTCCGTTCAGCTTTATCGCTGCTGCAGAAATGATTGCTCTCATCGGTGCAAAACCTGTTTTTGTCGATATAGACCCCCATACATTCCATTTAGATGCAAATCTCATTCAAAAAGCCATTACCAAAAAAACAAAAGCCATACTGCCTGTAAGCTTGTTTGGATTAAGCCTACAGACAGACACACTCCATTCTATTGCCAAAGCTTATGACTTAAGCGTCATTGAGGATGGAGCGCAAAGCTTTGGAGCAAATCATAAAAACAAAAAAAATCTTAGCAAAATCATTACCACAAGCTTTTTTCCCTCTAAGCCATTGGGGTGCTACGGGGATGGAGGAGCAGTATTTTGTAATGATAAAGAGCTTGCTGATACCATCAAATCCTTAAGAATCCACGGGCAAAACAAACGCTATAAACACTCTCATATCGGACTTGGAGCAAGACTCGATGCGCTTCAAGCAGCTATTTTACGTGTCAAACTTAAGCACTACCCCCTCCAAATTATAAGACGTCAAGAAGTAGCCAAAACCTATCAAAAATACCTTGCAGATAAGCCTGTTATACTGCCTCAAGTACCTAAAGACAGAGAAAGTGTATATGCACAGTATTGCATCCTCTCTACTCATAGAAAAAATCTAGAAAAAAATCTAGAAAAAAATAACATTCCTTATGCCATTCACTATCCAAAACCATTACATCTTCAGGCTTGCTTTAATTATTTAGGGTATCAAAAAGGCGATTTTAAGATTGCCGAACAGATTTCAAAAAAAATTTTAAGCCTTCCAATGAATCCATACTTAAGCGAAAATGAAATCGCATTCATCTGCAAACACGTGATATGA
- a CDS encoding acyltransferase, producing the protein MKNFIHPSSIIEPDVFIGKECKIWHFCHILSGVTIGNHSSFGQNCVIGPNVKIGNHCKVQNNVSIYEGVECEDDVFIGPSAVFTNVYNPRAFIVRKNEYKKTLLKKGCSIGANATIICGISIGEYAFIGAGALIRENVKPFALMAGVPAKQIGWVDKAGNKMIFDIQNNAIDSYDGAKYTLTNNEVKILEN; encoded by the coding sequence ATGAAAAACTTTATCCACCCCTCAAGCATTATAGAACCCGATGTTTTTATCGGCAAAGAGTGCAAAATTTGGCATTTTTGTCATATCCTAAGCGGAGTGACTATCGGGAATCATTCCTCTTTTGGACAAAATTGTGTCATAGGACCAAATGTCAAAATCGGAAATCATTGCAAGGTTCAAAATAATGTCAGCATTTATGAAGGTGTAGAATGTGAAGATGATGTCTTCATTGGACCTTCAGCCGTTTTTACCAATGTCTATAATCCCAGAGCCTTTATCGTGCGAAAAAATGAATACAAAAAAACACTTTTAAAGAAAGGTTGTTCTATTGGGGCAAACGCGACAATCATTTGTGGCATCAGCATAGGAGAATACGCTTTTATAGGCGCAGGCGCACTCATTAGAGAAAATGTAAAACCTTTTGCATTAATGGCAGGCGTTCCTGCCAAACAGATCGGTTGGGTAGATAAAGCCGGCAATAAAATGATTTTTGATATTCAAAATAATGCTATTGACAGCTATGATGGTGCAAAATACACTCTTACAAACAATGAGGTAAAAATCCTTGAAAATTGA
- a CDS encoding Gfo/Idh/MocA family oxidoreductase, which produces MISFGIIGVGGYVAPRHLKAIKDTNNTLVCALDPKDSVGILDSYFPNADFFTEFERFDRHINKLRRKKESVGYISICSPNYLHDSHIRFALRNGANAICEKPLVLNPWNIDGLSEIQKESGAKVWNILQLRLHPSIIKLKEQVQKELQDNPSKIYDITLTYLTSRGKWYFVSWKGDESKSGGIATNIGVHFFDMLCFIFGAPQKSSVHISKPDCMGGYLELKHARIRWFLSINANHIPQEFQDKKTYRSIIIDHQEIEFSDGFTDLHTTSYKNILDGKGFGLEDARTCVQIIHDIRNTTPIGLVGDYHPLCQKGLE; this is translated from the coding sequence ATGATATCTTTTGGAATCATTGGAGTTGGAGGATATGTCGCCCCTAGACATCTCAAAGCCATCAAAGATACGAACAATACACTTGTTTGCGCACTTGACCCCAAAGATTCGGTAGGCATTTTGGATAGTTATTTTCCAAATGCAGACTTTTTCACCGAATTCGAACGATTTGACCGCCATATCAATAAACTCAGACGCAAGAAAGAAAGTGTGGGCTATATTTCGATTTGCTCCCCTAACTATCTTCACGACAGCCATATTCGTTTTGCCCTAAGAAATGGCGCAAATGCAATTTGTGAAAAACCTTTGGTCTTAAATCCTTGGAATATCGATGGATTAAGTGAAATACAAAAAGAAAGTGGGGCAAAAGTCTGGAATATCTTGCAACTTCGCCTCCATCCAAGTATTATTAAACTCAAAGAACAAGTACAAAAAGAACTTCAAGATAATCCCAGTAAAATTTATGACATCACCCTTACCTATCTGACCAGCAGAGGAAAATGGTATTTTGTCTCGTGGAAAGGCGATGAAAGCAAAAGCGGAGGAATTGCTACAAATATCGGTGTGCATTTTTTTGATATGCTTTGCTTTATTTTTGGCGCTCCTCAAAAAAGTAGTGTTCATATCTCTAAGCCCGATTGTATGGGGGGCTACTTAGAACTTAAGCACGCTAGAATCCGGTGGTTTCTTTCCATCAACGCCAATCATATTCCCCAAGAATTTCAAGATAAAAAAACATATCGCTCCATCATTATCGATCATCAAGAGATTGAATTTAGCGATGGCTTCACAGATTTACATACCACAAGCTATAAAAATATTTTAGATGGAAAAGGTTTTGGGCTAGAAGATGCTAGAACCTGTGTCCAAATCATTCACGACATAAGAAATACCACACCTATAGGACTTGTCGGGGATTACCACCCTCTATGCCAAAAAGGCTTGGAATGA